In Candidatus Kryptonium sp., the genomic window GCCCAAATTCACATGGAAAATTTTTAAGAAGCATTCGTTGGGACTTTGATAATTGTAAGCAATGCCATGGAAGCAATTACACAGGTGGGGTAAGTAAGTCATCTTGCTATACCTGTCATAACACTCCCGCTGGACCTGAGGCTTGCAATACATGCCATGGAAATCTTCAAAATTCTGCACCACCAAGGGATTTAAATAATAATTTCTCTGCTTCTGCGCGCGGTGTCGGCGCACATCAGGTTCATTTAAAAGGTGGGCAAATTTCTTCTGGATATGATTGTGTTGAGTGTCATATACAAGTAACCTCTCTAAGAACCCCAGGGCATCTTGATAATACACCTTATGCTGAAATAGTTTTCAATGATAGCGCTCTTGCAAAGAATAGAACACCAATTGGAATTGGTGAATACCTTGTTCCAAATCCAGTTTATTCTTTTGATAATTTAACTTGCTCAAATACATATTGTCACGGTTATTTTAGAAATGGAAATTTGAACAACGCTCCAAAATGGAATGTCGTTGATGGTACTCAAGCAAGATGTGGAACTTGTCATGGATTACCACCGGGTGGGACGCATCCAAGGGTTTCAGCAACATCGTGTGCTACCGCTTGTCATAATGATGTGGTGGAACTTCAAGCTGGTCAACTTCGCATAAAAGATAAGACAAAGCATGTAAACGGGAAGTTAAGCTTATATGGATATGAGTTGGAATTTACTGAAAAAGAAATAAGAAAAATTTCCGCTTTGAATTTGAAATAGGCAAGCGATGGAGTAATTTTTGCCCTCCGATTTGTTTTTATTATAAAAAAACGATATGCA contains:
- a CDS encoding CxxxxCH/CxxCH domain-containing protein, which produces MKARVLILFALISIIFLSCSQLKEDVLTPPVSAKLTYKDDIKKILDESCVRCHNVNSQDFDLSTYFGIVQSGIAIPGDPTSKIILVTQPGGSKRQFLGDDAPAKAEKIRKWVVEDSIAYGTIKIHPSDWVQVTSPNSHGKFLRSIRWDFDNCKQCHGSNYTGGVSKSSCYTCHNTPAGPEACNTCHGNLQNSAPPRDLNNNFSASARGVGAHQVHLKGGQISSGYDCVECHIQVTSLRTPGHLDNTPYAEIVFNDSALAKNRTPIGIGEYLVPNPVYSFDNLTCSNTYCHGYFRNGNLNNAPKWNVVDGTQARCGTCHGLPPGGTHPRVSATSCATACHNDVVELQAGQLRIKDKTKHVNGKLSLYGYELEFTEKEIRKISALNLK